The DNA window AGTTCGTCGACACCGTCCACGCCACCGCGGACGAACACGAGGAGGTCCCGGCACTGCTCGACGCCCTCGAGGAGCCCTTCGAAGAACTCCTCATGGAGGACGGCTGGCTGCCCGAACGCTACCAGCACCTGACGCCCGACGACATGGAAGACAAGGGCGACATGGGAAGCGATATCGCCCAGTGGCTGCTCTATCGGTTCGGAGAAAAACTCGCCCTGTTCACGCTCGTGCTCCCGCCGGGTGCGGAGACGCCCATCCACGACCACCTCGCGTGGGGGCTCGTCGGCATCTACGGCGGGACCCAGCGCGAGGAGTTCTACCGCCGCGTCGACGACGGCGGCCACGAAGGTGACGCGGAACTCGAGCACCTGCGGACCGAGGACAACGGCCGGGGCGACTTCTACCGGCTCGAGCCGCCGAACAACGACATCCACTCGGTGGAGACGACCTCGGACGAACCGAGCGTCAGCGTCCACCTGCTCGGGGCCGACGTGGGCTGTATCGAGCGCCACGCCTTCTGTGCCGACGACAACGACGTCGAACTGTTCCAGTCGGGCTACAGCAACGTCGAGTGCGAGGACGTCCGCGGGCCGCCGGAAGTCGGCCACGGACACGGCGGACACGGACACGCACACAGCCACGGAGAGGGCGGACACAGCCACGATCAGGGCGAACACTCGATCGAACACACCGCAAATGAGTAGCTCGCACACACTCGGAGACGCCCCATGACCGACGTGGTCGACCTCTCTCGCCTCGTCGCTCGCGTCGAGGACGGTTCGACGATCGCGTTCGGCGGCAAAACGTTACACCGAGCGCCGATGGCGTTCGTCCGCGAGTTAGTCCGAGCGGACGTCTCGGATCTCGTCCCGATTGGGCTCGCGAACTCGATGGATATCGACCTGCTCGCCGGAACGGGACAACTCGAGGCAGCGTGCTACGGCTACGTCGGCTTCGAGGCGTTCGGCCTCGCGCCGAACACCCGGCGAGCGATCGAAGACGGCACGCTCGAGGCTCGAGAGGGGACGTGTTACACCGTCGCGACGGCGTTGCGCGCCGCGATGCAGGGCGTTCCCTTCCTCCCGATCGCCGGATTAGACGGGAGCGACCTCCTCGAGATCGGAGACGACTACCTCGCGGAGGCGACGGACCCGTTCACCGGCGAGTCGACGTACGCGGTTCGGCGGGTCGAGCCGGATATCGCCGTGATTCACGCGACGGAAGTCGACACCGACGGTAACGCTCGCTTTGACGGCGCGGACCTCACCGAAAACCTCGTCGCGAAGGCGGCGGATCGGGTCTTCGTCACCGCGGAGCGAGTGGTCGACGCCGACGCGTTCACGGACGATCCCGGCTCGACTGACGTGCCGGGGGTGCTGGTCGACGCCGTCGCCGAGGTACCCGACGGTGCCCACCCCTGTAGCTGTCCGGGCAGCTACGACTACGACCGCGAACACCTCGAGCAGTATCTCGAGGCCGCGAGTTCGGGCGATCTCGAGGCCTACCTCAGCAAGTACGTCGGCCCGGACGAAGACCACTATCGCGACCGTGCCGTCGCCGACCGACGGGAGGTACTCGAGTGGTCGGCCCGTCAGTCCGCAGTTTCGAGCGATGGTGGGGTCGACGACGGCGGCTCGATCGAAGCGGAGTCGAGGACGACGGACTCGAGCGGTGCAGTGACGAGCGAGACGGCCTCGAGCAACGCAGCCTCGAGCGATCACCGGCACGATCCGGAACCCGCTATCGACTGTACGATCGCCGAGGTCATGACCGTCGCAATCGCTCGACGACTCGAGGAAATCTCGGTCGCGTTTCAGGGGTTCGCCTCGCCGCTGCCGACGGTCGCCCTCCGGGCGGCGCGCGAGCGGGCCGGAACCACCCATCTGAGCGCGTCGGGAGCGATGAACGGATCACCCGCCGAAACGCCGCTCTCGACGGAAGACGCGCGGCTGCTCGAGGGAGCGCCGGCGCACTTTTCCTCGCCCGAGGCGTTCGATCTGGCGGCGCGTGGGGGCGTCGACGTGATGTTCGTCGGCGGGGCACAGGTCGACCGGCGCGGCCGGCTCAACAACACCGTCGCGGGCTCGTGGGCGGATCCGACGGTCAAGTTCGGCGGCGGCGGCGGTGCGGGCTCGCTGCTCCCCCTCGTCGAGGAGGCCTGGGCCTGGCGAACCGAGCACCGCGCCCGCTCGCTCCCCGCCGAGGTCGACTTCACGACCGCGGAGGGGAACCTCACCTACCTCGTGACGCCGCTGTGTGAGTTCGAGCGCCGCGACGGTGAGTTGCAGGTCGTCTCGATCCATCCCGGCGTCTCTCGCGAGGAGATCCGCGAGCGAACGGGGTGGGACGTGCGCTTCGCCTCGAGTGAGGTCGACGAGACGCCGCTTCCGACTGACGAGGAACTCGAGGCCCTCGAGCGCGTCGATCCCACCCGTGTCCGTCGGTCCGGATTCGAGACGCTCTCGGCCCTCGAGTGAGGTGCCGAGCGGCGACGGTGGAATTCGCCCGACCTCAGAAATTCGCTCGAAGGTATCGGGGTGCACCGTGTGAACACCCCAACACTTATGCGAACTTCTCGCAAATGTCCCGGCGATTGCACCACAATGGAGCTCGACCTCTCACCAGAGACGACGATGCTTCGCCGGGAGATCCGGCGCTTCGTCGACGAGGAGTTTCGGCCGATACTCACCGAACTCGCTGACGACATCGACCGATATCACGACCTCGAGCCGGAGAACCCGGAACTGACCGACAACGTTCGGCCACACCCGATTAAGATTCCCGAAGACGACCGAGAGCGACTCAGGCAGAAGGCGAAGGACGCCGGCTTCTGGGCGATGGGCGTTCCCGAGGAGTACGGCGGCGGGGGACTCAGCCTCGTCGAGCGCTGCGTCGTCCTCGAGGAACTCTCGAAGCACCGACTCGGCCTCTATCAGCCCGGACTCGGCGTGATCGAACTCGGCCCCGGCCTGACGGTCGGTGAGCCCTCTGCGTACCTCGGGGCGGCGAACGAGGACCAGATCGAGCGTTTCTTCCAGCCGTGTATCGACGGCGAGAAGCAGAGCTGTTTCGCGCTGACGGAGCCCGCGGCGGGTTCGGACCCGCGCGGAATGGAGACGCTGGCGACGAAAGAGGGTGAGGAGTGGGTTATCGACGGAACCAAACACTACATCTCGTGGGCGGGCGACGCCGACTTCCTGATTCTCTTCGCGCGAACGGAACCGAAGGGCGACGACATCTCCGACCACGGCATCACCGCATTCCTCGTCCCGGCAGACGACGACGGCGTCTCGATGCGATCGATTCCGGTTATCCGGCCGGAGTACCCCTTCGAGGTGACGCTCAACGACGTTCGCGTTCCGGCGGAGAACGTCCTCGGCGAGGTCGGCTCCGGGCTGGGACTCGCGAAGGAGTGTCTTGGCGAGTCTCGAGTGCTCTACGCGGCGAACTCGCTGGGCCCGATCGATCAGTCGATCCGGCTGGGCATCGAGTGGGCCAACGACAGAACCGTCGGCGGGAAGCCCCTCGCCGACCGGCAGGCGATCCAGTGGAAGATCGCCAAATCCGCCGTCGACTACCAGGCGGCGAAGTACTCCGTCTACCACGCGGCCCAGCAATTCGACGACGGCGAGGACATCCGTCACGAGTCCTCGATCACCAAGTACCAGACCACCGAGTCGCTCTGGACCGTCCTCGACCGAATGGTCCAGATCCACGGCGGTGCCGGCGTCGACGCCGACCTCCCCCTCGAGCGGTGGCTGCGGGAAGCCCGCGTCCGCCGAATCGGCGAAGGCCCCTCAGAGATCCACCTGAAGACGATCGCGCGAAACCTGCTCAACGGCTACGAGGACCCGGATCCGCTTCCCCTCGAGTGAGTCTCCGACCGAGATGAGGACCCGATCGGTTCGCATAGCCGGTGCTGGATCGATCGCCTCGTCCGATCAGTGTCGAACCGATCGACTCGCTCAGCTGGCGCTGAACCGGACGATGGGTGGGGTAACCGGTTGCTTTTAGTAACGCTCGAGTGAACGCTCGAGCAACATGTTGGGTTCGCTTCGACGGGTTACCGAGGTCGACCGACCGACGGTCGTCGCCCCGGTGACGGCTGGCCACGGGGTCAACGAGTTCTTCTCCATCGTTATCCCACCGATTATTCCACTCCTGGTCTC is part of the Natronorubrum sediminis genome and encodes:
- a CDS encoding cysteine dioxygenase family protein, with protein sequence MSDPDQQPDPEFFHENDRIREFVDTVHATADEHEEVPALLDALEEPFEELLMEDGWLPERYQHLTPDDMEDKGDMGSDIAQWLLYRFGEKLALFTLVLPPGAETPIHDHLAWGLVGIYGGTQREEFYRRVDDGGHEGDAELEHLRTEDNGRGDFYRLEPPNNDIHSVETTSDEPSVSVHLLGADVGCIERHAFCADDNDVELFQSGYSNVECEDVRGPPEVGHGHGGHGHAHSHGEGGHSHDQGEHSIEHTANE
- a CDS encoding acyl-CoA dehydrogenase family protein; this translates as MELDLSPETTMLRREIRRFVDEEFRPILTELADDIDRYHDLEPENPELTDNVRPHPIKIPEDDRERLRQKAKDAGFWAMGVPEEYGGGGLSLVERCVVLEELSKHRLGLYQPGLGVIELGPGLTVGEPSAYLGAANEDQIERFFQPCIDGEKQSCFALTEPAAGSDPRGMETLATKEGEEWVIDGTKHYISWAGDADFLILFARTEPKGDDISDHGITAFLVPADDDGVSMRSIPVIRPEYPFEVTLNDVRVPAENVLGEVGSGLGLAKECLGESRVLYAANSLGPIDQSIRLGIEWANDRTVGGKPLADRQAIQWKIAKSAVDYQAAKYSVYHAAQQFDDGEDIRHESSITKYQTTESLWTVLDRMVQIHGGAGVDADLPLERWLREARVRRIGEGPSEIHLKTIARNLLNGYEDPDPLPLE
- a CDS encoding CoA-transferase, coding for MTDVVDLSRLVARVEDGSTIAFGGKTLHRAPMAFVRELVRADVSDLVPIGLANSMDIDLLAGTGQLEAACYGYVGFEAFGLAPNTRRAIEDGTLEAREGTCYTVATALRAAMQGVPFLPIAGLDGSDLLEIGDDYLAEATDPFTGESTYAVRRVEPDIAVIHATEVDTDGNARFDGADLTENLVAKAADRVFVTAERVVDADAFTDDPGSTDVPGVLVDAVAEVPDGAHPCSCPGSYDYDREHLEQYLEAASSGDLEAYLSKYVGPDEDHYRDRAVADRREVLEWSARQSAVSSDGGVDDGGSIEAESRTTDSSGAVTSETASSNAASSDHRHDPEPAIDCTIAEVMTVAIARRLEEISVAFQGFASPLPTVALRAARERAGTTHLSASGAMNGSPAETPLSTEDARLLEGAPAHFSSPEAFDLAARGGVDVMFVGGAQVDRRGRLNNTVAGSWADPTVKFGGGGGAGSLLPLVEEAWAWRTEHRARSLPAEVDFTTAEGNLTYLVTPLCEFERRDGELQVVSIHPGVSREEIRERTGWDVRFASSEVDETPLPTDEELEALERVDPTRVRRSGFETLSALE